CTTGCAAAAAACGAAACATTTTCTATTGAAACAACTCTTGCCTCAAAACTCTTCACAAAAACAATAAAAACCGCGCAAGATAACGGATATTTGACAACCTTACTATTTTTCTGGCTTCAAAGCGTAGAAACCGCTAAAAACAGGGTAGCGCAAAGAGTAAAATCGGGCGGACACAATATCGAAAACGACGTAATTGAAAGAAGATACCTCGGCGGAATAAAAAATCTGTTTGAATTATACATTCCCATAGTGGATAAATTGTATATTTATGACAACACAGACGGAATTTCGGAGTGTATTGCTAAAAAAATGTCTAAAACAGGCGAGGTAATCGTGGTAAATCGAGAAAAACACAACCTTTTGGAGGCGTATTATGACACAAACAAATGATATTTGTCAAGATGTTTTGCAAGAAAAAATATCTTACGGTTTAGACCTTTCGTTCAACAAATTGATTGATGAAAAAAGACGAAATGGCGAAGATTTTGTTTTTATGCGAGACGGAAAAGTCGTTTTGGTGAATGCTAACGATGTCGCCTATCGAGAAATAAAAGAGCCTGTGTAGGTCGTCTCTCTTTCTCATTTGCGCAAAACGTATTTTTGCGCAAGGAAAGGAAGCAAATCCATGAAAAAGAATGAAATCATAATCCTCGCCGCCAAAATAGCCGCAACTGTTTTTTTGTTTTATTTTGTAAATAAAACCGTGAATTTTAATGAATTTCCTCAAATCGGCAATCTCGGTTTGGTGTTTTTTATTGCGGTTTCGTTCGGTTTTTTACAGCAATTTCTGCTTTTTTTACGATGGTTTTTCTCGCTCAAAGCGGCGGATATTTCTTGCAGTATAAAATCCGTTGTAAAATCGTATTTTATCGGACAGTTTTTAGGAACGGTTTCTCCTGCCCGAAGCGGCGATTTGGCAAAAATATTTTATTTGGAAAACACTCCAAAAAAACGCGGACTTTATGCTGTTTTAATTGACGGAATTGTCGCATTAACTACGCTTTTTTTAGTAGGACTTTGGAAAAACTACCCGCAAAACTCCCCCGATATTATTCTTATTGCAGACAAAATACTGAGCGTTGCAGGCTTTTTGGGCGTTGTTGCGACTATCGCAATTTTAATAATTTGGCGCAAGAAAAAACCATACAAAATATTGCTTGCCGCATTTTTCCAACACGTTGTTTTAGTTGTCCAAGGTGCGATTTTGTTTAGTATTTTGCTTCCGATTTCGTTTACAGAAGCGTCTTTTGCTGTTGCGAGTGCGTATTGCCTTATGCCGCTTATTCCGATTACCGTTGCGGCGATTGGCGTTAGAGAATTTTCGTTTGCGTTATTTATTTCGGCGTTTATTTCTTATGAAAATATAGAGCAAACTGTTTTTGTAGCGTCATACATCTTGCTTCTTTGCAACAGTATTATTTTTATGTTGCCGGGGATTTACTTGTTTTATTCAAATCGCAAACCTAAATAAATATCTAAAAGTTTTTGTGAAAGCATAAGCGAAAATCTCGCCTGCGTGAGTTCGGATTGCGCCAAAAGAAAATTATTCTGTTGCGAGGCGTAATCTATCGCGGTAATATTTCCGATATTTCGCATTTCATCGACTGTCTGCATATTTTCGGCTTCGGCTTCAAATCGCTCGAGGGCGGTGGCAAAACGCGACTGCGACGCTGTGATGTCCGCCACAAGTTGCTCGATTTCGGAGCGGACGTTTCGCTCTGTTCGCTCAAGCGTTATTTTGGCGCGATTAAGATTGCTTTGCGCGACTGCGACATTCGTTCTTGCAGAGCGATTGTCAATTATAGGCACCCTCAGGTTCAAACTAACATTCGGCGAAACGCCCTCTCGTAATTGCCTGTCGCCCGAATGCGGCGTACTTGTTCTCATTCCTGTCGAAACACCCGCGCCCGCCGAAAGCGTCGGTGATTTTTGCGCTCGAGCAAGCGCAAGCGATATTTCGGCAATTTCTACCGCAACTTCCGCTGACGATATTGAGAAGAAAATATCTCTGTTATCCTCAAAAATTTGCGATGGCGACAAACCCGAACGTGTTTCAAAATCCGTATTGGGGTGAATTATGCTGAAATCGCTTTCAAAATCTAATTCGAGCAGGCGTTTCATCTCTAAAACTGCGTTATTAAAGCTATTTTGCGCGATTGTCAGCGAATGTTGGCTTTGTGCAAGCTGTGCTCGGCTTCGGGTTAATGCGAGTTGCGTTGCCTTGCCGATTTCCTGAAGATTTTGCTGAAACTCCATTTGTTTTTGCGAAAGTGCAACCGCGCCTTTTGTGTTTTGCAGTATCTCCTGCGCCTGTAAAAGAGAGATGAATGCGCGAGTTATAGAGGAAATAATGTTTTGTTTTTCCGTTTCAAGCGAGATTTCGGAGGAGGTAAGCGTTTTTTCGGCGGAAAAAAGGCGATTTCTTCTGCGACGACCATCCAAAATTACCACGCTCGACGAAATTCCGACGCTTATGCTTGCAACCGGGTCGCGGTCATTTACAAAAGGCGTTGCGGAAACACCGCTCGATGCGCTTGCCGACAAATCAGGGAAAAAGTCTCCGTACGCACCGTATAATCTGGCGCTGTCGGCGATTAAATTTTGGATTTGCAGACGAATTGCGGCATTGTTGGCAAGCGCGTGTTCTACGCATTCTTCAAGCGTCCACTGCCGCGCGTAAACCCAAAAAGGAATAATGAAAATCCAGATGGCAAACAAATATTTATTCATAAAAATAAAACTCTCTTTTGTAAATTTCCCTGTTTTGATATTTTCAGAACGCGGATTGTTACCGATTAACTGTTTTTCATTAAAAAAGAAAGAAAAAGGAGGAAACTCTCGTCGCTTGCTACCGCCAAAATAGTATTTTTGCCTTAAATTACAATTAAAAGGTAAGCAGAATTATGAAAAAAATACTATTCGTTTTCGGAACACGCCCTGAAGCAGTAAAAATGGCGCCGATTATTTTGGAGTTGAAAAAGCGAAAAAACGTCGAACTTAAAATCTGCGTCAGCGGACAACACCGCGAACTGCTCGACAGCGTGCTTGACGTTTTTGATATTAAGCCAGATTTCGACCTTAATATTATGAAACACGGACAGGATTTGTCGGATATTTCATCGCGGGTAATGCTTGGGCTCAGAGATGTATTCAAGGAATTTGCGGCAGATATTGTCGCTGTTCACGGCGACACCACAACCGCATTTGTTTCGGCTCTTGCGGCGTATTACCAAAAAATAAAAGTTGCACATATTGAGGCGGGGCTTCGCACAAACGATATTTATTCACCGTTTCCCGAAGAGGGCAACCGAAAAATGATTGACGCCGTAAGCTCGTTCCTTTTTGCGCCAACCGAAAGGAGCAAGGCTTCATTGCTTGCGGAAAATATCGACAAAGATAAAATTTTTGTCGTCGGAAATTCGGTAGTTGACGCACTTTTGGAAATGCGAAAAAGAATAAATTCAAGCGAAAATTTGCAGGATTACATTGTCGAAAACATAGAAAAAAAGGGCTATCCTTTCGACAACGAACGAAAAATTGTCCTTATTACCACGCACAGGCGCGAAAACATCGGCGATAACTTGGTTGAAATTTACAACGCAATAAAAATCCTTGCCGAAACACATCAAAATACTGATTTTTTGATAACTCTGCACCCAAATCCCGTGCTTATTAAGACCATAGAACCGATAATCGGCGGCACTGCCAACATAAGAATTATGCGCGATGTCGATTATTATTCGTTTATGTATCTGATGGAAAAATCATATATAATTATGACCGATTCGGGCGGCATACAAGAAGAAGCGCCGAGTTTCGGAGTGCCTGTTTTTATTTTACGAAGCGCCACCGAACGCCCCGAAGGCGTTGAAAGCGGCGTTGCAAAAATACTTGGCGCCGACAAGAATTTCATTGTTTCGCAAGTATCCGCCGTCTTATGCGACGAAAATCTGCGAAACTCAATGACTTGCGAAAAAAGTCCTTACGGCGACGGGAACACAAGCGTGCGAATTGCTGATATTCTTACAACCGACAAACCTTAATTTCGCTGACAATAATTCCTTTTGCGCCGATTTCGTGCAAGTCGTCCAAAAGTTTGTTTACGCCTTTTGACTTCGCCATTGATTTTATCGCAAACCAGCCGTCTTGACTTAGCGGCATAACGGTCGGCGACTCAATCCCCGGAGTAAGTTTTTTTGCGGCTTCCATATTTTCCTTGAAAATGTCGTACTCTATCATAACATATTGATTTGCGATAATCACGCTTTCGATACGCTTTACAAATATTTTTGCCGCGGGGTTATCTAATTTGCTTTTGTCGCGCGCAATAACAAGCGCCTCTGACTGCATAATCGGCTCACCAACCGTTTTAAGTCCTGCTTCTACAAGCGTTCGCCCGCTTTCTACAACGTCTGCGATAACGTCCGCAACGCCCAATTGTATGGAAATTTCTACCGCGCCGTCAAGTTTTATTATTTGCGCTTCAAAGCCGCGTTTTTTCATATCCTGCTCTACTATTTCGGGATACGAGGTAGCAATTCTTTTGCCGTTAAGTTGGTCGGGAGTAAGTGTGCTGTCTTTGGGAACGGCGTAAAAAAATCGCGAATTTCCGAAGTTCAGCGGCAGAATTTCTTCGTATTTCGCCTTGCTGTCCATCGACAAATCGCGCCCTGTTATTCCTAAGTCAATAATTCCGTTGCCGATATAAACCGCTATGTCGCGCGGACGTAAAAAGTAGAAATCTATCTCGTGTTCGCTGTCGCGGACGACCAATTCTTTCCCGAAAACCTGACATTTGTAGCCCGCTCTTTTTATTATGTCAAGCGCCGTTTCGTTCAGCGCGCCTTTGTTCGGGATTGCTATTTTAAGCATTTTTGCCTCTCTTTTCTTATAAATATTTATAAATGTCGTTTAAGGTAAGCCCCTTTGCAAGCATCATAACCTGAATATGATAAATCAACTGCGACATTTCTTCGGCGGTTTTTTCGTTTCCTTCGTATTCGCTCGCCATCCAAACTTCCGCCGCTTCTTCCACTATCTTTTTTCCGATAAAATGAACGCCCTTATCAAACTCCTTCACAGTAGAAGAATTCGGGTCTTTTTTCTCAATTTTTTCTTTCAGTTCTTCAAACAAACTTTCAAACGTTTTCATTTTTGCTCCTTTTTGCAGGTAAAATACTATATGCGCAAACAAAAAATGGCGTTTTTACCACTTCAAAGCGATACAGCCTTTAAGTCGCCAATCACGCAGGCATCAAACCGCCGCCAATGTTTATGCCGCGAACGTTTTGTCTATACTCTATTATTGAAAGCGTGCCGCCAACAAGCGCGACAAGCAAAATAGCAAAACCTAAAAAGAAAATAGCATTATCCATTTTTACCGCCTTTCAGTGAAAGATAATCACACAAATAACCAAAAACCAAACTAAAAACTGCAAACACGATAGCTGCAATAAAACCAACATCTGAAATAGCTGCAACATCAC
The Chitinivibrionia bacterium genome window above contains:
- a CDS encoding zeta toxin family protein, with the translated sequence MNLEQTQQKSLYIIAGCNGAGKTTASFTVLPKILDCKEFVNADEIAKGISPFNPSSVATTAGKIMLKRIKELLAKNETFSIETTLASKLFTKTIKTAQDNGYLTTLLFFWLQSVETAKNRVAQRVKSGGHNIENDVIERRYLGGIKNLFELYIPIVDKLYIYDNTDGISECIAKKMSKTGEVIVVNREKHNLLEAYYDTNK
- a CDS encoding flippase-like domain-containing protein, producing MKKNEIIILAAKIAATVFLFYFVNKTVNFNEFPQIGNLGLVFFIAVSFGFLQQFLLFLRWFFSLKAADISCSIKSVVKSYFIGQFLGTVSPARSGDLAKIFYLENTPKKRGLYAVLIDGIVALTTLFLVGLWKNYPQNSPDIILIADKILSVAGFLGVVATIAILIIWRKKKPYKILLAAFFQHVVLVVQGAILFSILLPISFTEASFAVASAYCLMPLIPITVAAIGVREFSFALFISAFISYENIEQTVFVASYILLLCNSIIFMLPGIYLFYSNRKPK
- a CDS encoding TolC family protein, which encodes MNKYLFAIWIFIIPFWVYARQWTLEECVEHALANNAAIRLQIQNLIADSARLYGAYGDFFPDLSASASSGVSATPFVNDRDPVASISVGISSSVVILDGRRRRNRLFSAEKTLTSSEISLETEKQNIISSITRAFISLLQAQEILQNTKGAVALSQKQMEFQQNLQEIGKATQLALTRSRAQLAQSQHSLTIAQNSFNNAVLEMKRLLELDFESDFSIIHPNTDFETRSGLSPSQIFEDNRDIFFSISSAEVAVEIAEISLALARAQKSPTLSAGAGVSTGMRTSTPHSGDRQLREGVSPNVSLNLRVPIIDNRSARTNVAVAQSNLNRAKITLERTERNVRSEIEQLVADITASQSRFATALERFEAEAENMQTVDEMRNIGNITAIDYASQQNNFLLAQSELTQARFSLMLSQKLLDIYLGLRFE
- the wecB gene encoding UDP-N-acetylglucosamine 2-epimerase (non-hydrolyzing), whose product is MKKILFVFGTRPEAVKMAPIILELKKRKNVELKICVSGQHRELLDSVLDVFDIKPDFDLNIMKHGQDLSDISSRVMLGLRDVFKEFAADIVAVHGDTTTAFVSALAAYYQKIKVAHIEAGLRTNDIYSPFPEEGNRKMIDAVSSFLFAPTERSKASLLAENIDKDKIFVVGNSVVDALLEMRKRINSSENLQDYIVENIEKKGYPFDNERKIVLITTHRRENIGDNLVEIYNAIKILAETHQNTDFLITLHPNPVLIKTIEPIIGGTANIRIMRDVDYYSFMYLMEKSYIIMTDSGGIQEEAPSFGVPVFILRSATERPEGVESGVAKILGADKNFIVSQVSAVLCDENLRNSMTCEKSPYGDGNTSVRIADILTTDKP
- the hisG gene encoding ATP phosphoribosyltransferase, with amino-acid sequence MLKIAIPNKGALNETALDIIKRAGYKCQVFGKELVVRDSEHEIDFYFLRPRDIAVYIGNGIIDLGITGRDLSMDSKAKYEEILPLNFGNSRFFYAVPKDSTLTPDQLNGKRIATSYPEIVEQDMKKRGFEAQIIKLDGAVEISIQLGVADVIADVVESGRTLVEAGLKTVGEPIMQSEALVIARDKSKLDNPAAKIFVKRIESVIIANQYVMIEYDIFKENMEAAKKLTPGIESPTVMPLSQDGWFAIKSMAKSKGVNKLLDDLHEIGAKGIIVSEIKVCRL
- a CDS encoding phosphoribosyl-ATP diphosphatase, encoding MKTFESLFEELKEKIEKKDPNSSTVKEFDKGVHFIGKKIVEEAAEVWMASEYEGNEKTAEEMSQLIYHIQVMMLAKGLTLNDIYKYL